One window of Novosphingobium sp. 9U genomic DNA carries:
- a CDS encoding nucleoside deaminase, giving the protein MTRWPLPRPMTLALEQARLAAAEGEVPIGAVLVKDGVVIATGRNAPRARHDPTSHAEIEAIRAGAQVLANERLDGCELWVTLEPCAMCAGAIVHARIARLYYGASDPKGGAVEHGARVFEQPQCLHRPEVYAGIGESQAAELLRGFFRERR; this is encoded by the coding sequence ATGACCCGCTGGCCCCTGCCCCGACCAATGACGCTCGCTCTGGAGCAAGCCCGGCTGGCGGCAGCCGAAGGCGAGGTGCCGATCGGCGCAGTGCTGGTCAAGGACGGCGTGGTGATCGCTACCGGACGCAACGCGCCACGCGCACGCCACGACCCTACCTCGCATGCCGAGATCGAGGCGATTCGCGCAGGTGCCCAGGTGCTGGCGAACGAGCGGCTGGACGGGTGCGAGCTGTGGGTGACGCTGGAACCTTGCGCCATGTGCGCCGGCGCCATCGTCCATGCGCGGATCGCCAGGCTATACTACGGCGCTTCCGATCCCAAGGGCGGCGCGGTGGAGCATGGCGCGCGGGTGTTCGAGCAGCCGCAGTGCCTGCATCGACCGGAGGTTTACGCCGGCATCGGCGAATCGCAAGCGGCCGAGCTGTTGCGAGGCTTTTTCCGAGAGCGGCGTTGA